From a single Notolabrus celidotus isolate fNotCel1 chromosome 7, fNotCel1.pri, whole genome shotgun sequence genomic region:
- the LOC117815510 gene encoding deleted in malignant brain tumors 1 protein-like codes for MCFTNECLAKRRAHEQGYKFSHSVKDLQLQLFQSRTPTVAPSMFGSRMWSKMTVPGCFLLFLILQIFTGSTSGGTLVTSCDLCHDDATCLESKERGDTFSSQALSCVCKDGFVGDGSVCYDLKVCSDSSCCKDGYHWSPDRGCVDTDECSLKDSPCKSPQVCFNTPGFFECQEPSPSTRLGPSSRSVQFNCGSVTCPRGVDCIRFNGSLRCADPCQFHTVLNDEWRSTNNTSTQNPRCDQHINWQGWYRLVLGQTSAQIPERCVAERRCGTHAPLWITEPHPTQPGQIVRRTVCNAWSGSCCQFPSHNVHVKLCYGNYYVYKLVKPSGCSLAYCAEVNGTAPVVPTPTTGPGTTPDYTLMSNITSTTTAGNSSAAQGEVRLVNGSSSCSGRVEIFHRGQWGTVCDDSWGLQDAQVVCRQLGCGRVLSAPPVAAFGQGSGPIWMDDVSCTGSESELSECRHRGFGSHDCRHSEDAGVVCEAVAPVRLVNSDSRCSGRVEIYFAGRWGTVCDDSWDLRDASVVCRQLDCGSARSALSSAAYGQGTGPIWMDDVSCSGNERRLTDCRHPGFGIHNCGHNEDASVLCEGQQDFNSTIVPTTPYPNITATAPSEANITSTTTAGNSSAAQGDVRLLNGNSSCSGRVEIFHRGQWGTVCDDSWGLQDAQVVCRQLGCGRVLSAPPVAAFGQGRGPIWMDDVSCTGNESELSECRHRGFGSHNCGHSEDAGVVCEAVAPVRLVNSDSRCSGRVEIYHQGRWGTVCDDGWDLRDASVVCRQLDCGPAHSALSSAAYGQGTGPIWMDDVSCSGNEPHLTTCRHPGFGVHNCGHNEDASVLCEGQQDFNSTIVPTTPYPNITATAPSEANITSTTTAGNSSAAQGDVRLLNGNSSCSGRVEIFHRGQWGTVCDDSWGLQDAQVVCRQLGCGRVLSAPPVAAFGQGSGPIWMDDVSCTGNETELSECRHNGFGSHNCGHSEDAGVVCEAVAPVRLVNSDSRCSGRVEIYHQGRWGTVCDDGWDLRDASVVCRQLDCGSARSALSNAAYGQGTGPIWMDDVNCSGNEPHLTTCRHPGFGIHNCGHVEDASVICEVPRMHNYQLICGPDKLHVGLDLHDPTSSGLNPFSGNLASRNCSWVRFQNNVVWYEVAARDRACGNTLVTNSTHAIYSNSLFIYPAINGSFNLPVSIPFSCAYPLETDASLNVAIRPVLPSGGISGSGPKARAFMSLFRSSAYTESYPAGRVTLPVGSPLYVGVSVPRTDPSFVVVLDNCYTTNSPFPQDPMQYSLIRNMCPTDSQQVSITESGRSSRARFSALLFVQENGYSDIYLHCKLSLCNQRNSFCVPHCARRTSRSVSSSDAIEHLTIGPIVWDKSPE; via the exons TCCAAAATGACGGTGCCAgggtgttttttattgtttctgattTTACAGATTTTTACAGGAAGCACCTCAGGAG GGACTCTTGTCACCAGCTGTGATTTATGTCACGATGATGCCACCTGCCTGGAGTctaaagaaagaggagacacTTTCTCAAGCCAGGCGCTCTCCTGTGTCTGTAAAGATGGCTTTGTGGGGGACGGCAGCGTGTGCTACGATCTGAAAGTCTGCAGTGACTCTTCTTGCTGCAAAGACGGTTATCACTGGTCACCTGACAGAGGCTGCGTGGACACTGACGAGTGCTCCCTCAAAGACTCACCCTGCAAGTCACCTCAGGTTTGCTTCAATACTCCAGGCTTCTTTGAATGCCAGGAGCCTTCCCCCAGCACCAGACTGGGTCCGTCCTCCAGGTCTGTCCAGTTCAACTGTGGAAGTGTGACGTGTCCAAGAGGTGTGGACTGCATCAGATTTAATGGGAGTCTCCGCTGTGCTGACCCCTGTCAGTTCCACACCGTGCTGAATGATGAGTGGCGATCAACGAATAATACATCCACCCAGAACCCACGCTGTGACCAACATATTAACTGGCAAGGTTGGTACCGGCTGGTTCTTGGACAAACCAGTGCTCAGATCCCAGAGAGGTgtgtggctgagaggaggtgtGGAACCCACGCTCCCCTGTGGATAACAGAACCTCATCCAACGCAGCCAGGTCAGATAGTTCGTCGCACTGTGTGTAACGCCTGGTCTGGTAGCTGCTGCCAGTTTCCCTCGCACAACGTCCATGTCAAGCTCTGCTATGGAAACTACTACGTCTACAAACTTGTGAAGCCAAGCGGATGCAGCCTTGCATACTGTGCAG AGGTGAACGGCACAGCTCCAGTGGTTCCCACACCTACAACTGGACCAGGTACTACACCAGACTATACTCTTATGTCCAACATCACCTCCACCACAACAGCAGGCAACAGCTCAGCAGCTCAGGGGGAGGTCCGCCTGGTTAATGGGAGCAGCTCCTGCTCTGGCAGAGTAGAGATCTTCCACAGAGGACAGTGGGGGACGGTGTGTGATGATTCCTGGGGTCTGCAGGATGCTCAGGTGGTCTGCAGACAGCTGGGCTGTGGAAGGGTCCTATCTGCACCACCAGTTGCTGCTTTTGGACAGGGCAGTGGACCCATCTGGATGGATGATGTCTCGTGCACAGGCAGCGAATCAGAGCTCAGTGAGTGCAGGCACAGAGGATTTGGATCTCACGACTGTAGACACAGCGAGGATGCAGGTGTCGTATGTGAAG CTGTTGCACCAGTGAGGCTGGTAAACTCTGACAGCCGCTGCTCTGGCAGAGTTGAGATCTACTTTGCCGGTCGCTGGGGGACGGTGTGTGACGATAGCTGGGACCTCAGGGACGCCAGCGTTGTGTGTAGACAGCTTGACTGTGGCTCTGCTCGTTCGGCTCTATCAAGCGCGGCTTATGGACAGGGCACAGGACCCATCTGGATGGACGATGTGAGCTGTTCTGGTAACGAACGGCGCCTTACTGACTGCAGGCACCCAGGGTTTGGGATCCACAACTGTGGTCATAATGAAGATGCCAGTGTCCTCTGTGAag GTCAACAGGACTTCAACAGCACAATCGTTCCAACAACCCCTTATCCAAATATAACAGCTACAGCTCCCAGCGAAGCCAACATCACCTCCACCACAACAGCAGGCAACAGCTCAGCAGCTCAGGGGGATGTCCGCCTGCTTAATGGGAACAGCTCCTGCTCTGGCAGAGTAGAGATCTTCCACAGAGGACAGTGGGGGACGGTGTGTGATGATTCCTGGGGTCTGCAGGATGCTCAGGTGGTCTGCAGACAGCTGGGCTGTGGAAGGGTCCTATCTGCACCACCAGTTGCTGCTTTTGGACAGGGCAGAGGACCCATCTGGATGGATGATGTCTCGTGCACAGGCAACGAATCAGAGCTCAGTGAGTGCAGGCACAGAGGATTTGGATCTCACAACTGTGGACACAGCGAGGATGCAGGTGTCGTATGTGAAG CTGTTGCACCAGTGCGGCTGGTAAACTCTGACAGCCGCTGCTCTGGCAGAGTTGAGATCTACCATCAGGGTCGCTGGGGGACGGTGTGTGACGATGGCTGGGACCTCAGGGACGCCAGCGTTGTGTGTAGACAGCTTGACTGTGGCCCTGCTCATTCAGCTCTATCAAGCGCGGCTTATGGACAGGGCACAGGACCCATCTGGATGGATGATGTGAGCTGTTCTGGCAATGAACCGCACCTTACTACCTGCAGGCACCCAGGGTTTGGGGTTCACAACTGTGGTCATAATGAAGATGCCAGTGTCCTCTGTGAag GTCAACAGGACTTCAACAGCACAATCGTTCCAACAACCCCTTATCCAAATATAACAGCTACAGCTCCCAGCGAAGCCAACATCACCTCCACCACAACAGCAGGCAACAGCTCAGCAGCTCAGGGGGATGTCCGCCTGCTTAATGGGAACAGCTCCTGCTCTGGCAGAGTAGAGATCTTCCACAGAGGACAGTGGGGGACGGTGTGTGATGATTCCTGGGGTCTGCAGGATGCTCAGGTGGTCTGCAGACAGCTGGGCTGTGGAAGGGTCCTATCTGCACCACCAGTTGCTGCTTTTGGACAGGGCAGTGGACCCATCTGGATGGATGATGTCTCGTGCACAGGCAACGAAACAGAGCTCAGTGAGTGCAGGCACAATGGATTTGGATCTCACAACTGTGGACACAGCGAGGATGCAGGTGTCGTATGTGAAG CTGTTGCACCAGTGAGGCTGGTAAACTCTGACAGCCGCTGCTCTGGTAGAGTTGAGATCTACCATCAGGGTCGCTGGGGGACGGTGTGTGACGATGGCTGGGACCTCAGGGACGCCAGCGTTGTGTGTAGACAGCTTGACTGTGGCTCTGCTCGTTCGGCTCTATCAAACGCGGCTTATGGACAGGGCACAGGACCCATCTGGATGGACGATGTGAACTGTTCTGGCAATGAACCGCACCTTACTACCTGCAGGCACCCAGGGTTTGGGATCCACAACTGTGGTCATGTTGAAGATGCTAGTGTCATCTGTGAAG TCCCGAGGATGCATAACTATCAGCTTATTTGTGGTCCTGATAAACTCCATGTGGGACTGGATTTACATGACCCGACATCCTCTGGTTTGAACCCATTCTCTGGCAACTTGGCATCTCGCAACTGCTCCTGGGTCAGATTTCAGAACAATGTAGTGTGGTATGAAGTGGCGGCCAGGGATCGTGCTTGTGGAAACACTCTTGTG ACCAACAGCACACATGCCATCTACTCCAACAGTTTATTTATCTACCCTGCTATCAACGGGTCCTTCAACCTTCCTGTGAGCATCCCCTTCTCCTGTGCATACCCCCTGGAGACAGACGCCAGCCTGAATGTGGCTATCAGACCAGTCCTGCC GTCTGGTGGCATTTCAGGCTCAGGCCCCAAAGCCCGAGCCTTCATGTCTCTTTTCCGCAGCTCCGCCTACACTGAGAGTTACCCAGCTGGCCGGGTCACCCTGCCTGTGGGTTCTCCCTTGTACGTGGGTGTCTCTGTACCTAGGACAGATCCCAGCTTTGTTGTTGTGCTGGACAACTGCTACACCACTAATTCACCCTTCCCTCAAGATCCCATGCAATACTCTCTCATCCGGAACAT